CCTCGGTCTACCCTTCCCGAGGGTCTCGGTGGACCATGGAACCGCCCTCGACCGGGCCGGGACGGGGCCGGTCGACATCGGCAGCATGGTATCGGCCATGACGCTCGCCAAGGCCTTGTCAAACCGTCATGCCCGTCCCTAAGAAACGCTTCGGTCAGCATTTCCTGCGTGACGAGTCGGTGCTTGCGCGTATCGCCCAGGTTTGCCTCGGTATGCCCGGAGACCATACGTTCGAAATCGGGCCGGGCGATGGTGCGCTCACCGCCCACCTGTCCAGGCTAAGCGGCCAATTGCATGTCGTGGAGATCGATCGCGACCTGATCGCGGGTCTCAGGCGGCGTTTTGCCAAAGACCAAGTCATCGTACACGAGGCCGACGCCCTGCGGTTTTCGCCATGCGCGATGGTCGCGGGCGCGCTGCGTGTCGTCGGCAATCTCCCCTACAACATCTCGAGCCCGCTCATTTTTCATTTCCTGGGAGAACCCTGTATCGCCGGCATGGTGTTCCTCTTGCAAAAGGAGGTCGTCGACCGCCTGGCGGCGTCTCCCGGGGGCCGCGATTACGGGCGACTGTCGGTCATGGTGCAGGCGCGTTGCGAGGTCATGCCGCTCTTTACCGTGGCCGCGGAGGCCTTCAGCCCTCCGCCGGCGGTCGAGTCGCGCCTCGTGGCCTTGCGCCCGGTCCCGTCCGTGGTCCCGCCGCCGGCCGCGGCGCTGTTCTCCGCGATCGTCGCTCAGGCGTTCTCGCAACGGCGCAAGATGCTCCGTCAGTCGCTACGGGGATACTTTGGGGGCGAGGATTGGCGGACGCTTGGCATCGACGCCACCCGCCGCGCCGAGACCTTGAGTGTCGCCGAGTTCGTGGCCCTGGCCGTCCACGCCGCGACTTGAGTCTTGTCCGTCTCCATAGAAGCGTTCGCCCAGGCGGATCTTGTCATGGCCGCGCGCGCGGCGGGCCCGGTTGGTGTCGCGCAGGGAATACACGCAGCCGCAGTACTCCTGTTGGTAGAAACGCTGTTCCTTGGCGATCTGTATCATGCGCTGACTCCCGCCACCCTTGCGCCAGTTGAAGGTCCAGTAGCGCAATTCTGGGTAGCGGCGCGCGGCGCGCTCACCGCAGGCGTTGATCTGATTCATGTCCTTCCAGCGCGAGATGCCAAGCGAGCTTGTGAAGACCGCAAAACCGTGCTCCACGGCATAGAGGGCCGAACGTTCGAAGCGCATATCGAAGCATACCGTGCAGCGCGCCCCGCGCTCGGGTTCGTTTTCGAGACCCGCCACGCGCGCAAACCAGTCGTCCTTGTCGTAATCGAGATCGACGAAGGGCACGCCGAGCCGGTCGGCAAAGCGCTTGTTCTCGGTCTTGCGCAGCTCGTACTCTTTCAGCGGGTGGATGTTGGGGTTGTAGAACAAGACCTCTAGGGCCACGCCCGATCGCTGCATCTCCTGCATGACATCGGCTGCGCACGGCGCGCAACACGAGTGCAGCAGCACGCGGCGGTCGTCGGACGGCGGAATGAGCAGGGGGCGTTCGTCAGCCATGGCTCATTGTACCGCGGGGATCTTCTCCCGACAGGCCCCCTCCGCCTTTTCCAGGATATCCGTGGTCGCCGTGATCCACGCCTCGGCGCGGGCGTTCAGGGTGGCGGCGTTCAGACCCTCTCCCGAGATCGGCGGACCGATCACCACGCGCACCACGCCCGGCTCCTTGATGAGTGCCCGGCGCCCCCAGAAGCAGCCGGCGTTGTGCGCGACCGGCAGCACCGGGCAGCCGGCGGCGAGGGCGAGACGCGCCCCACCGAGCTTGAATCGTCCATGGCGCCCAGCCGGCACGCGCGTCCCCTCCGGAAAAATGATGACATGGCGCCCGGCGGCCAGGCGCTGGCAACCCCCCTGTATGACCTGATCTATGGCCTTGCGCTGTTGCTCGCGCGCAATGGCGATCGGCTGACTCAAGGCCATCCCCCAGCCGAGCAGGGGGATCCATAAAAGCTCCCTCTTCAGGACCCAGACGTGGGGCGGGAAGATCCACTGAAAGGCCAGGGTCTCCCAGGTGGACTGGTGTTTGGAGAGGATGACGCATGGCGTGTCCGGGATGTTCTCGCGCCCCGAGACCTCATATGACAGCCCGCAGGTGAGTTTGAGCCACCACATATTGAAGCGCCCCCACTGGCTTATGACGCGGTAGCGTGGTATGGGGCGCAGCCAAAAGAGCGCAAGCACGACCGGCGCCCAGATGATGATCGACAGGATGAAGCCTGCCTGGAAGGCCACGGCCGCGAGCGGTTTTTTCATGCGCCGCCGCCGACGCCATGGGACAAGACGGCATCGGTGAAGGCCGCGAGGTCGTCGTAGACAGGGACCCCCACGAGGCCCCGGCCCTCGGTGATCGTGCGCAGGCCCTTGCCGGTGCGCACCAGGACCGGGAGCGCTTGCGCCGCGCGCGCCGCCTCCAGATCCCGGCGCGAGTCGCCCACCGCGAACGTGCTGTTGAGGCTGGTCTTGAAGCGCGCCGCTATATCATGAAGAAGCCCGGGCAGCGGCTTTCTGCAGGTGCAGCCGTCGCCCGGTCCGTGCGGGCAAAAGAAGATGGCCTCGATCTCCCCGCCCCTATGATGGACCTCGTCCAACATGCGGTTATGTATCCGTCCGAGCATGTCGACGTTGAAGAGACCCCGGGCGATGCCCGACTGGTT
The DNA window shown above is from Acidiferrobacter sp. SPIII_3 and carries:
- a CDS encoding 1-acyl-sn-glycerol-3-phosphate acyltransferase produces the protein MKKPLAAVAFQAGFILSIIIWAPVVLALFWLRPIPRYRVISQWGRFNMWWLKLTCGLSYEVSGRENIPDTPCVILSKHQSTWETLAFQWIFPPHVWVLKRELLWIPLLGWGMALSQPIAIAREQQRKAIDQVIQGGCQRLAAGRHVIIFPEGTRVPAGRHGRFKLGGARLALAAGCPVLPVAHNAGCFWGRRALIKEPGVVRVVIGPPISGEGLNAATLNARAEAWITATTDILEKAEGACREKIPAVQ
- the gmhB gene encoding D-glycero-beta-D-manno-heptose 1,7-bisphosphate 7-phosphatase → MRLVILDRDGVINEDSDDYIKTPEEWRPIPGSLEAIARLTHAGIQVVVATNQSGIARGLFNVDMLGRIHNRMLDEVHHRGGEIEAIFFCPHGPGDGCTCRKPLPGLLHDIAARFKTSLNSTFAVGDSRRDLEAARAAQALPVLVRTGKGLRTITEGRGLVGVPVYDDLAAFTDAVLSHGVGGGA
- the rsmA gene encoding 16S rRNA (adenine(1518)-N(6)/adenine(1519)-N(6))-dimethyltransferase RsmA, which codes for MPVPKKRFGQHFLRDESVLARIAQVCLGMPGDHTFEIGPGDGALTAHLSRLSGQLHVVEIDRDLIAGLRRRFAKDQVIVHEADALRFSPCAMVAGALRVVGNLPYNISSPLIFHFLGEPCIAGMVFLLQKEVVDRLAASPGGRDYGRLSVMVQARCEVMPLFTVAAEAFSPPPAVESRLVALRPVPSVVPPPAAALFSAIVAQAFSQRRKMLRQSLRGYFGGEDWRTLGIDATRRAETLSVAEFVALAVHAAT